In one window of Nocardioides panacisoli DNA:
- the mobF gene encoding MobF family relaxase — MHGGVKIYRGAAGAARTYLEADRSRVDDYYLAEGTGLADRYVASPSTTIGCQPGGDRMDLEPGVRTGGVLDGDAYERWVAGRDVDTGAPKGRLRTDDKGVRFVEVVVNGPKTWSLAAALHPEVAAAYDAAQERAARQTIGWVADHATTRVGPKGRQVQVPVEQIEAAVVRHYTSRAGDPHRHLHLQVNARVWAAGRWRGIHTVGIRDSLEAINGIGHAAVASDPEFRAVLAAHGYTLDTATGEVNELSPYTGAFSARAGQIARNVDRYEAEWRGEHPDEEPGPRLRRAWDARAWADARPDKVVPTDGAQLARRWVEELHDLGYRPPNRPAALTSLPVGALDRPAAVETILVRLGARRSGWNAADIRGAAEQLIAETGIVAPDQVRVELAEDLTARALEECVPLLERDDVPEHVRSLTSPHVLAVEADLTKRLTNRLMGPPLTGSLTKRLTSSLTSHAASVTASDDRGRSLDGLDQAQRTVVDALTDRSSNLVVVEGAAGTGKTTTLAAANDLLTQRGERLLVATPTLKAADVAARQVGTHACSAARLAHQYGFRWDEDGRWWRDHANNPPAASGRLQPGDVLLVDEAGMLDQDTARALLRIADESGARVAFVGDRHQLPAVGRGGVLDLAARWAHPETCLTLDGVHRFTDPAYADLSLRMRTGEDPGETFDQLMARGEIIIHASDLEAQRALATLGTDNADTLVVADTREQVGSLNASIRDARVADGEVSDTGAIVTAAGERLGLGDRVATRRNDPDLGVANRDTWTITGTGDDGVLALTGRNGVRFLPAAYVREYVELAYATTAYGAQGVTVDEAHRLVGEQTGAAAAYVGMTRGRDHNIAHLVAESPEDARDQWIAVFSRDRADLGPGHAADQAAEDVDRYGPTTKQTRPVAMQLAALRDQPGQPRRPQPPTPPAAPAPGPAMPR; from the coding sequence ATGCATGGCGGGGTCAAGATCTACCGCGGAGCTGCCGGTGCGGCGCGCACCTATCTCGAGGCGGACAGGTCGCGGGTCGATGACTACTACTTGGCCGAGGGCACCGGGCTGGCCGACCGGTACGTAGCCTCACCATCCACCACAATCGGATGCCAGCCCGGTGGGGACCGGATGGATCTCGAGCCGGGTGTCCGCACTGGTGGGGTGCTCGATGGTGATGCCTACGAGCGGTGGGTCGCCGGCCGCGACGTCGACACCGGTGCCCCGAAGGGCCGGCTCCGCACCGACGACAAGGGTGTCCGGTTCGTCGAGGTGGTGGTGAACGGTCCGAAGACGTGGTCGCTGGCCGCAGCGTTGCATCCGGAGGTCGCAGCGGCCTACGACGCGGCGCAGGAGCGTGCCGCTCGGCAGACCATCGGATGGGTGGCCGATCATGCGACGACCCGGGTCGGTCCGAAGGGACGCCAAGTGCAGGTGCCGGTGGAGCAGATCGAGGCCGCGGTGGTGCGGCACTACACCTCCCGTGCCGGTGACCCCCACCGTCACCTCCACCTCCAGGTCAACGCCCGCGTCTGGGCGGCCGGCAGATGGCGCGGCATCCACACCGTCGGGATCCGGGACAGCCTGGAGGCGATCAACGGCATCGGCCACGCCGCCGTGGCCAGCGACCCGGAGTTCCGCGCCGTCCTGGCGGCACACGGCTACACCCTCGACACCGCGACCGGGGAGGTCAACGAACTGTCCCCGTATACGGGGGCGTTCAGTGCCCGCGCCGGTCAGATCGCACGCAACGTCGACCGCTACGAGGCCGAATGGCGTGGCGAGCATCCCGACGAGGAGCCGGGACCGCGGCTCCGCCGCGCCTGGGACGCCCGGGCCTGGGCCGATGCCCGCCCCGACAAGGTGGTCCCCACCGACGGCGCCCAGCTCGCACGGCGTTGGGTCGAGGAGCTCCACGACCTCGGATACCGGCCACCGAACCGTCCCGCTGCGTTGACTTCGCTGCCGGTCGGTGCGCTCGACCGGCCGGCGGCGGTCGAGACGATCCTGGTGCGACTGGGTGCGCGGCGGTCGGGATGGAACGCCGCCGACATCCGCGGTGCCGCCGAACAACTCATCGCCGAGACCGGGATCGTGGCTCCCGACCAGGTTCGTGTGGAGCTGGCCGAGGACCTCACCGCCCGCGCACTCGAAGAGTGCGTGCCGCTGCTCGAGCGCGACGACGTGCCCGAGCATGTCCGGAGCCTCACCTCACCGCACGTGCTCGCCGTGGAGGCCGACCTCACCAAACGGCTCACCAACCGACTCATGGGCCCGCCGCTCACTGGTTCGCTCACCAAACGGCTCACCAGTTCGCTCACTAGCCACGCCGCCTCGGTGACAGCCAGCGACGACCGCGGACGTTCACTGGACGGGCTGGACCAGGCACAGCGCACGGTCGTGGACGCACTCACAGACCGCAGCAGCAACCTGGTCGTGGTCGAGGGTGCGGCCGGGACCGGCAAGACCACCACCCTCGCTGCCGCCAACGACCTGCTCACACAACGCGGCGAGCGGCTGCTCGTTGCCACGCCGACACTGAAGGCGGCCGACGTGGCCGCCCGCCAGGTCGGCACCCACGCCTGTTCTGCCGCCCGGCTGGCCCACCAGTACGGGTTCCGGTGGGACGAGGACGGCCGCTGGTGGCGTGACCACGCGAACAACCCGCCAGCGGCGTCCGGGCGGCTGCAACCCGGCGACGTGCTGCTGGTCGATGAGGCCGGGATGCTCGACCAGGACACCGCCCGAGCCCTGCTGAGGATCGCCGACGAGTCCGGGGCACGCGTCGCGTTCGTCGGCGACCGGCACCAGCTGCCGGCCGTGGGGCGTGGGGGAGTGCTCGACCTCGCCGCCCGCTGGGCCCACCCCGAGACCTGCCTGACCCTGGACGGGGTCCACCGGTTCACCGACCCGGCCTATGCCGACCTCAGCCTGCGGATGCGCACCGGCGAGGACCCCGGCGAGACCTTCGACCAGCTCATGGCACGCGGCGAGATCATCATCCACGCCAGCGACCTCGAAGCACAGCGCGCCCTCGCCACCCTCGGAACAGACAACGCTGACACCCTGGTGGTTGCCGACACCCGCGAACAGGTCGGCAGTCTCAACGCCTCCATCCGTGACGCCCGGGTGGCCGACGGTGAGGTGTCCGACACCGGCGCGATCGTCACCGCTGCGGGGGAGCGGCTCGGACTCGGCGACCGGGTCGCGACCCGCCGCAACGACCCCGACCTCGGCGTCGCCAACCGCGATACCTGGACCATCACCGGCACCGGGGACGACGGCGTGCTCGCGCTGACCGGCCGCAACGGCGTCCGGTTCCTCCCCGCAGCCTATGTCCGTGAGTATGTGGAGCTTGCCTATGCCACCACCGCCTACGGCGCCCAGGGCGTGACCGTCGACGAGGCGCACCGGCTGGTGGGGGAGCAGACTGGCGCCGCCGCGGCCTACGTCGGCATGACCCGCGGACGGGACCACAACATCGCCCACCTCGTCGCCGAATCCCCCGAGGACGCCCGCGACCAGTGGATCGCGGTCTTCTCCCGCGACCGCGCCGACCTCGGCCCTGGCCACGCCGCCGACCAAGCCGCCGAGGATGTCGACCGCTACGGGCCCACCACCAAGCAGACCCGGCCGGTCGCGATGCAACTCGCCGCACTCCGCGACCAGCCCGGTCAACCGCGACGACCTCAACCTCCGACACCTCCGGCCGCGCCAGCGCCAGGGCCCGCAATGCCACGGTGA
- a CDS encoding helix-turn-helix transcriptional regulator, whose protein sequence is MSTHTNALPPAVDDDAILTLPEVAGILRRSINTMYWWRQQGEGPPLFKMGRKLAITVGDLRRWINDQKTKDAGPDAA, encoded by the coding sequence ATGAGTACCCACACCAACGCGCTGCCGCCCGCGGTAGATGACGACGCCATCCTGACTCTGCCGGAAGTCGCTGGCATTCTGAGGAGGTCGATCAACACCATGTACTGGTGGCGCCAGCAAGGAGAGGGACCTCCTCTCTTCAAGATGGGACGCAAGCTAGCCATCACTGTCGGCGACCTCCGGCGCTGGATCAACGACCAGAAAACGAAGGACGCCGGACCGGACGCCGCCTGA
- a CDS encoding tyrosine-type recombinase/integrase, producing MASIKKRTIHWRTTSGAERTGVRYQARYRDRGGKEHARLFQRKREAQDWLDAQSAGLITGQWADPRAGKETLQAYAERWRKRQIHAPSTESSIRTALTVHIYPVLGATRLDQITRDDVQMLVKSWSQSAAATTVKNRYLILAMVLRAAVRDRVIPLSPCEDIKLPKLDSKSALVPITTQTVLALRDVMPERYRLFVTLGAGTGMRRGELLGLTDDRISLDFGTIRVDRQLDREATGDNVTFTRPKTQASVRTIPVADVVLEAVKDHIEKFGVHETGLLFTSEYGAPVRTSTLWTVWKNAATAVGTDATPHDLRHYFASIHISGGTSIKALQSMLGHKSASETWDTYGHLMGDEDDRSRTVIQNALGPIPTGDEPSALPE from the coding sequence GTGGCCAGCATCAAGAAGCGGACCATCCATTGGAGAACCACCTCCGGCGCCGAGCGCACCGGTGTGCGCTACCAAGCGCGCTACCGGGACCGCGGCGGCAAGGAACACGCACGGCTCTTCCAGCGAAAGCGTGAGGCCCAGGATTGGCTCGACGCGCAAAGTGCGGGACTCATCACAGGCCAGTGGGCCGACCCGCGCGCCGGCAAGGAGACCCTGCAGGCCTACGCCGAGCGCTGGCGCAAACGCCAGATCCACGCCCCGAGCACCGAATCGTCGATCCGGACCGCACTGACCGTGCACATATATCCGGTGCTCGGGGCAACGCGCCTGGACCAGATCACCCGCGACGACGTACAGATGCTCGTCAAGTCCTGGTCGCAATCAGCAGCGGCGACCACCGTCAAGAACCGATACCTGATTCTCGCCATGGTGCTCCGTGCTGCCGTGCGGGATCGAGTGATCCCCCTCTCGCCATGCGAGGACATCAAGCTTCCCAAGCTCGACTCGAAGTCGGCGCTCGTCCCGATCACCACCCAGACCGTCCTCGCGCTGCGCGATGTCATGCCGGAGCGCTATCGGCTCTTCGTCACGCTCGGTGCCGGCACCGGAATGCGGCGCGGCGAACTCCTCGGACTGACCGACGACCGGATCTCGCTCGACTTCGGCACCATTCGGGTCGACCGACAGCTCGACCGCGAGGCGACAGGCGACAACGTCACATTCACGCGCCCCAAGACCCAAGCCTCGGTCCGGACGATTCCGGTCGCCGACGTCGTCCTGGAAGCAGTCAAGGACCACATCGAGAAGTTCGGAGTCCACGAGACCGGGCTCCTGTTCACCAGCGAGTACGGCGCCCCCGTCCGCACCAGCACCCTGTGGACTGTCTGGAAGAACGCGGCGACCGCGGTCGGGACCGACGCGACGCCGCACGACCTGCGCCACTACTTCGCTTCGATACACATCTCCGGCGGCACCTCGATCAAGGCACTGCAGAGCATGCTCGGCCACAAGTCGGCCTCGGAAACCTGGGACACCTACGGTCACCTCATGGGAGACGAGGACGATCGCTCGCGAACGGTGATCCAGAATGCGCTGGGCCCGATACCGACCGGCGACGAGCCCTCCGCTCTGCCTGAATGA
- a CDS encoding GIY-YIG nuclease family protein, with product MKGVYVIHDQETGQRYVESAYGDTGIWQRWTSYAATLHGGNFGLKDLVERKGEEYYRTNMRFALLEYWSMRTDDDHVLEREPYWKNVLHARSLGHNRN from the coding sequence ATGAAGGGGGTCTATGTCATCCACGACCAGGAGACCGGGCAACGGTACGTCGAATCCGCGTACGGCGACACCGGCATCTGGCAACGCTGGACGTCGTACGCAGCCACGCTGCACGGCGGCAACTTCGGCCTGAAGGACCTGGTTGAGCGCAAGGGCGAGGAGTACTACCGGACAAACATGCGATTCGCGCTCCTGGAGTACTGGTCGATGCGTACGGACGATGACCACGTCCTTGAACGCGAGCCATACTGGAAGAACGTGCTTCATGCTCGGTCACTCGGTCACAACAGGAACTGA
- a CDS encoding DUF427 domain-containing protein, whose amino-acid sequence MAVRFSEVAPPISNEMRYEPRPQRVRVSHDGRPVADTYDAWLVWEPRRVVPRYALPASDFVADLETGDEIAVDLAELPPLVPPNVTTYTTPGTEVAVVVDGERVGGSAYRPADPDLADRIVLDHAPFSWHEEEQEVIGHPRDPFKRIDCLPTSRHVTFALDGVTLADSTRPVLLLETHLPPRWYLPPEDVQLDLLTPSDTTSVCAYKGVASYLSHAPSGDDGADIAWSYPEPLNDAAPVRDLVCFYAERLDVTVDGVALPRPRTQWSR is encoded by the coding sequence ATGGCCGTTCGGTTCTCCGAGGTCGCTCCGCCGATCTCGAACGAGATGCGCTATGAGCCGCGCCCGCAGCGGGTGCGGGTGAGTCATGACGGTCGTCCCGTCGCCGACACGTACGACGCGTGGCTCGTCTGGGAGCCGCGGCGCGTCGTACCGCGGTATGCACTGCCCGCGAGTGACTTCGTCGCCGACCTCGAGACCGGTGACGAGATCGCGGTCGACCTCGCGGAGCTGCCGCCGCTGGTGCCGCCGAACGTGACGACGTACACCACGCCGGGCACCGAGGTCGCTGTCGTCGTCGACGGTGAGCGCGTCGGCGGGTCGGCGTACCGGCCGGCGGATCCGGACCTCGCCGACCGGATCGTGCTCGACCACGCGCCGTTCAGCTGGCACGAGGAGGAGCAGGAGGTCATCGGGCACCCGCGCGACCCGTTCAAGCGGATCGACTGCCTCCCGACCTCCCGCCACGTCACATTCGCCCTCGACGGCGTCACGCTGGCCGACTCCACCCGACCGGTGCTCCTGCTCGAGACGCACCTGCCGCCGCGGTGGTACCTGCCACCCGAGGACGTCCAGCTCGACCTGCTCACGCCGAGCGACACCACCTCGGTCTGCGCCTACAAGGGCGTCGCCTCCTACCTCAGCCACGCGCCGTCGGGAGACGACGGCGCCGACATCGCGTGGAGCTATCCCGAGCCGCTCAACGACGCCGCGCCCGTGCGGGACCTCGTCTGCTTCTACGCCGAACGTCTCGACGTCACCGTCGACGGGGTCGCACTGCCGCGGCCGCGGACGCAGTGGTCGCGGTAG
- a CDS encoding TlpA family protein disulfide reductase: MPTIAHRSLGFRAVVPVALAAVALAACGAPSGDSSANSQGYIEGEGVVEEVPESDRRPLPDFEGETLDGGHFDTRDQDGRVLVINVWGSWCPPCRKEAPELREAWQSSRGEDVQFVGIDVRDNDAAGLAFERKYDIDYPSITTDASGPAMLAVGTALPRNAIPSTLVVDTEGRIAARVIGGSTVTTFLTLIEDVLAESSPAS, encoded by the coding sequence GTGCCCACCATCGCTCATCGATCACTCGGCTTCCGCGCCGTCGTGCCTGTCGCACTCGCGGCCGTGGCGCTCGCCGCGTGTGGGGCGCCGTCCGGTGATTCGTCTGCGAACAGTCAGGGGTACATCGAGGGCGAGGGGGTCGTCGAGGAGGTCCCCGAGTCCGACCGTCGCCCGCTCCCGGACTTCGAGGGCGAGACCCTGGACGGCGGGCACTTCGACACCCGGGACCAGGACGGGCGGGTTCTCGTGATCAACGTCTGGGGGTCGTGGTGCCCGCCGTGCCGCAAGGAGGCGCCTGAACTGCGAGAGGCGTGGCAGTCATCCCGGGGCGAGGACGTCCAGTTCGTCGGCATCGACGTCCGTGACAACGACGCAGCCGGTCTCGCGTTCGAGCGCAAGTACGACATCGACTACCCCAGCATCACGACCGACGCCTCCGGGCCGGCGATGCTGGCCGTCGGCACCGCGCTCCCGCGCAATGCCATCCCCAGCACCCTGGTCGTCGACACCGAGGGTCGCATCGCGGCCCGCGTCATCGGCGGAAGCACGGTCACCACCTTCCTGACGCTCATCGAGGACGTGCTCGCCGAGTCGTCACCGGCTTCCTGA
- a CDS encoding TetR/AcrR family transcriptional regulator, whose amino-acid sequence MARTVDPERHEARRLVIIDAALTRFAADGYERATTAAICREAGISSGTFFHYFPTKLGLLLAILDLGTAETRDWFAAQEGRDDGARVVLDYVEHAAEDFADPRLPGFVRAVGALMGVPEVAHALARDDDAVRSGLTPWVGRAQRAGGVRDDLSAGRLAEWVLAIVDGYVGRLASAPGFDQASEQTMLSDAVRRLMRP is encoded by the coding sequence ATGGCCCGCACCGTCGACCCCGAGCGCCACGAGGCGCGACGACTGGTGATCATCGACGCCGCGCTCACTCGGTTCGCCGCGGACGGCTACGAGCGCGCGACGACAGCGGCGATCTGCCGGGAGGCGGGCATCTCCTCGGGCACGTTCTTCCACTACTTCCCCACCAAGCTGGGGCTGCTGCTGGCGATCCTCGACCTCGGCACCGCGGAGACCCGCGACTGGTTCGCCGCCCAGGAGGGTCGCGACGACGGCGCCCGGGTCGTGCTCGACTACGTCGAGCATGCGGCGGAAGACTTCGCCGACCCACGCCTGCCCGGGTTCGTCCGCGCCGTGGGTGCGCTGATGGGCGTGCCCGAGGTAGCCCACGCCCTCGCGCGCGACGACGACGCGGTCCGCAGCGGACTCACACCGTGGGTGGGGCGCGCGCAGCGGGCGGGCGGCGTGCGCGATGACCTGTCCGCGGGGCGGCTGGCCGAGTGGGTGCTGGCGATCGTCGACGGGTACGTCGGCCGGCTGGCGTCGGCTCCCGGCTTCGACCAGGCGAGCGAGCAGACGATGCTCAGCGACGCCGTTCGACGACTGATGCGGCCGTGA
- a CDS encoding multicopper oxidase family protein produces the protein MRDSTSCCRQVERTLDVMNAPFSLAAARFDRRRFLISTGAAAVAMGTAACSSDSSDLTRLGSRRVEPTSPLVEQAERARRFAGARTTTLNLRADARDVDLGGAQVRTWAYGDAVPGEVVRVQRGDVLRARVENKLPQPTTIHWHGLELRNDMDGVPGLTQEAIPTGSAMDYEFVAATAGTHWFHSHVGAQRDRGLYAPLIVEDPADGADYDDELVVVLDDWLDGISSDPDEVLRSVRDSGMGRAGGHGGMMGSDFPTSDLIGPAGEVDYPHMLANGRTADAPHTVRARAGQRLRLRIINAAADTAFRVGVPGTPLRITHTDGFPVEPMVADSLLLGMGERVDAIVTVPEASTPVVALAEGRGSHAAVVLRVGTTSSAVDTTAAAARLAGSGVAGSLDLVASERVRIDPGEPDVTHDLVLSGPDRRGNWLINDQTYDPDEGLPVRTGQRVRLRLRNASMMFHPVHLHGHTVQVRGRDGGGPRKDTVLLLPHQELEVEFDAVNPGQWLTHCHNLYHGETGMKTVLSYLD, from the coding sequence ATGCGTGATAGTACTAGCTGCTGCCGGCAAGTCGAGAGGACTTTGGATGTCATGAATGCGCCCTTCTCGCTCGCCGCGGCCCGATTCGATCGACGGCGCTTCCTGATCTCGACTGGGGCCGCAGCCGTCGCCATGGGCACCGCGGCGTGCTCGTCCGACTCCTCCGACCTCACCCGACTGGGATCCCGGCGGGTCGAACCGACCTCTCCGCTCGTGGAGCAGGCCGAGCGCGCTCGGCGCTTCGCGGGGGCTCGTACGACGACTCTCAACCTTCGAGCCGACGCGCGCGACGTCGACCTCGGCGGGGCCCAGGTGCGCACCTGGGCGTACGGCGACGCGGTGCCGGGCGAGGTGGTCCGGGTCCAGCGGGGCGACGTGCTGCGTGCGCGCGTGGAGAACAAGTTGCCCCAGCCGACCACGATTCACTGGCACGGCCTGGAGTTGCGCAACGACATGGACGGGGTTCCGGGGCTGACCCAGGAGGCCATTCCCACCGGGAGCGCCATGGATTACGAGTTCGTGGCGGCCACGGCGGGCACCCATTGGTTCCATTCGCACGTGGGGGCGCAACGGGACCGCGGCCTCTACGCGCCGCTGATTGTCGAGGATCCGGCGGACGGCGCCGACTACGACGACGAGCTGGTGGTCGTCCTCGACGACTGGCTCGACGGCATCAGCTCCGACCCGGACGAGGTGCTTCGCAGCGTCCGCGACAGCGGAATGGGCAGGGCCGGAGGCCACGGCGGCATGATGGGCAGCGACTTCCCGACGTCGGACCTCATCGGCCCTGCGGGCGAGGTCGACTACCCGCACATGCTGGCCAACGGCCGGACGGCAGACGCGCCCCACACCGTTCGCGCACGGGCAGGGCAACGGCTTCGGCTGCGGATCATCAACGCCGCCGCGGACACCGCCTTTCGAGTCGGCGTCCCCGGTACGCCGCTCCGTATCACCCACACCGACGGATTCCCCGTGGAACCGATGGTGGCGGACTCCCTGCTGTTGGGTATGGGTGAGCGAGTCGACGCGATCGTCACTGTGCCGGAGGCGTCCACGCCCGTGGTCGCCCTCGCGGAGGGGCGGGGATCGCACGCGGCCGTGGTCCTTCGCGTGGGAACCACCTCGAGCGCCGTTGACACCACAGCTGCCGCCGCGCGGCTGGCAGGGAGCGGGGTCGCGGGCAGTCTCGACCTCGTCGCCAGCGAGCGGGTCCGCATCGATCCGGGTGAGCCCGACGTGACGCACGACCTGGTGCTCTCCGGCCCTGATCGCCGCGGGAACTGGCTCATCAACGACCAGACCTACGACCCGGACGAGGGACTTCCGGTGCGAACCGGTCAACGTGTGCGCCTCCGCCTGCGCAACGCGTCGATGATGTTCCACCCGGTGCACCTCCACGGGCACACGGTGCAGGTGCGTGGTCGCGACGGCGGCGGCCCTCGCAAGGACACGGTGCTGCTCCTCCCCCACCAGGAACTGGAGGTGGAGTTCGATGCGGTGAACCCGGGTCAGTGGCTCACGCACTGTCACAACCTCTACCACGGGGAGACCGGCATGAAGACAGTGCTGTCCTACCTCGACTGA
- a CDS encoding TY-Chap domain-containing protein, translated as MSSSGPTADWFLRALVWRLQQLAADEFLIIWVDAPPEADVATPFVRLTHAEDRLLIEVSSNTFLDDFCRLTDEDEFALLELGFHPPVGEQQCFWFVGTPAQYAGFAALACCALAEVLDVTDVRTLAYDGGTVPEATTPMLASPVSLLHHAGTLTVWADYDDQGALLITGQDIGGLPGIREYAYVLVIPAAAFPLLRTALDAPSDVDVRTLATAYGPVLAGGGEIAWLDEHGIPYEFTSRIDTGP; from the coding sequence ATGAGCTCCTCAGGTCCCACCGCCGACTGGTTCCTCCGGGCGCTGGTGTGGCGGCTGCAGCAGCTCGCCGCCGACGAGTTCCTCATCATCTGGGTCGACGCGCCGCCCGAGGCCGACGTCGCCACCCCGTTCGTGCGCCTCACCCACGCCGAGGACCGGCTGCTCATCGAGGTCTCCTCCAACACCTTCCTCGACGACTTCTGCCGCCTCACCGACGAGGACGAGTTCGCGCTGCTCGAGCTCGGGTTCCACCCACCCGTGGGGGAGCAGCAGTGCTTCTGGTTCGTCGGTACGCCGGCGCAGTACGCCGGGTTCGCCGCCCTCGCCTGCTGCGCCCTCGCCGAGGTCCTCGACGTCACCGACGTCCGCACCCTCGCCTACGACGGCGGCACCGTCCCCGAGGCGACCACCCCGATGCTCGCCTCCCCGGTCTCGCTGCTGCACCACGCGGGCACCCTCACCGTGTGGGCCGACTACGACGACCAGGGCGCCCTGCTGATCACCGGCCAGGACATCGGCGGCCTGCCCGGCATCCGCGAGTACGCCTACGTCCTCGTCATCCCCGCCGCCGCGTTCCCGCTGCTGCGCACCGCGCTCGACGCGCCGAGTGACGTCGACGTCCGCACCCTCGCGACGGCGTACGGGCCCGTGCTGGCCGGTGGTGGCGAGATCGCCTGGCTGGACGAGCACGGCATCCCGTACGAGTTCACCAGCCGCATCGACACCGGCCCCTGA
- a CDS encoding M56 family metallopeptidase — MTAVALLAYVLVVGGVGHRLARRATWLERAPRVGILAWQALTYSVVLAAALAGAALWLPALPGTESLAHFLNSCVAMVRQQYATPGGAIATTAGGVLVVAVVTRALTALVRRWVRVSRGRAEQRRQLSVLARSRVARDVVVVEHDRPAAYCLPGRHSTVVVTSSAVECLTDDELEAVLAHERAHLRGRHDLVVASSAALADAFGFLPLFRCGATEVARLIELRADDVAQRRTGRLTLARALVRLAGSAAPVGALGAGGPDTVRRVRRLVHPVEGIGVLRATAVLGTGMALLAFPVAMALLPAVMAMYATYCPLPMA, encoded by the coding sequence ATGACCGCGGTCGCCCTGTTGGCCTACGTGCTCGTGGTCGGCGGCGTCGGACACCGGCTCGCGCGTCGCGCCACGTGGCTCGAGCGGGCACCGCGCGTGGGCATCCTCGCCTGGCAGGCCCTGACCTACTCGGTGGTGCTCGCGGCAGCGCTCGCCGGTGCGGCGCTGTGGCTCCCGGCGCTGCCCGGCACCGAGTCGTTGGCCCATTTCCTGAACTCCTGCGTTGCCATGGTGCGGCAGCAGTACGCCACCCCGGGCGGGGCGATTGCGACCACGGCAGGAGGGGTCCTCGTGGTCGCGGTGGTGACGCGGGCGCTCACGGCGCTCGTCCGTCGTTGGGTCCGCGTTTCTCGCGGGCGCGCGGAGCAGCGTCGACAGCTGAGCGTGCTGGCCAGGAGCCGGGTGGCGCGGGACGTCGTGGTGGTCGAGCACGACCGTCCCGCGGCGTACTGCCTGCCCGGGCGGCATTCCACGGTGGTCGTGACGTCGTCGGCCGTGGAGTGCCTGACCGACGACGAACTCGAGGCGGTGCTCGCCCACGAGCGGGCACACCTGCGTGGTCGTCACGATCTCGTCGTCGCGAGCAGTGCAGCGCTGGCTGACGCGTTCGGGTTCCTGCCGCTGTTTCGATGTGGTGCGACGGAGGTGGCGCGACTGATCGAGCTCCGTGCCGACGATGTCGCGCAACGTCGCACTGGTCGCCTGACTCTCGCCCGGGCGCTGGTGCGGCTGGCGGGGTCGGCTGCTCCTGTCGGCGCGCTGGGTGCCGGCGGTCCTGACACCGTGCGCCGCGTCCGACGCCTGGTGCACCCGGTGGAGGGCATCGGCGTACTGCGCGCGACGGCCGTGCTCGGGACCGGGATGGCGTTGTTGGCCTTCCCGGTGGCCATGGCGTTGTTGCCCGCAGTGATGGCGATGTATGCGACCTACTGCCCCCTCCCCATGGCCTGA
- a CDS encoding DUF1918 domain-containing protein, with translation MSIDDAPRETARRQRLEVHVGDRIFIPGPDPAAPVRDGLVLQVRRRDGSPPYRVRWSDTHYVSLVDPGPDAYVNHHDYDPEAT, from the coding sequence ATGAGCATCGACGACGCCCCGCGCGAGACCGCTCGCCGACAGCGACTCGAGGTCCACGTCGGCGACCGCATCTTCATCCCCGGCCCCGACCCGGCCGCACCCGTCCGCGACGGACTCGTGCTCCAGGTACGCCGCCGGGACGGCAGCCCGCCGTACCGCGTCCGCTGGTCCGACACCCACTACGTGTCGCTGGTCGACCCCGGTCCGGACGCCTACGTCAACCATCACGACTACGACCCCGAAGCCACCTGA
- a CDS encoding tetratricopeptide repeat protein, with product MSEQYDDLPAPAVVFPGASERPESAYRTAHDLLTRRAPREALELLEPALEQEPTNKGLRALRAWAYMQRAQVAKAEAELSALVEDDPSDTWARHALGRALERQSKHRDALPHLRMAAAMSGDVQHEVDVLRVERLAGELPG from the coding sequence ATGTCCGAGCAGTACGACGACCTCCCCGCTCCCGCCGTGGTCTTCCCCGGCGCGTCCGAGCGTCCCGAGTCGGCGTACCGCACTGCCCACGACCTGCTGACCCGCCGCGCGCCACGCGAAGCACTGGAGCTCCTCGAACCAGCGCTGGAGCAGGAGCCGACCAACAAGGGCCTGCGCGCCCTTCGTGCCTGGGCCTACATGCAGCGTGCCCAGGTCGCGAAGGCAGAGGCCGAGCTCAGTGCGCTGGTCGAGGACGACCCGTCGGACACGTGGGCCCGCCACGCCCTCGGACGCGCGCTGGAGCGCCAATCCAAGCACCGTGACGCCCTCCCGCACCTCCGTATGGCGGCCGCCATGTCCGGCGACGTCCAGCACGAGGTCGACGTACTCCGCGTCGAGCGCTTGGCTGGTGAACTTCCGGGCTAG